In the genome of Actinomycetota bacterium, one region contains:
- a CDS encoding NAD(P)/FAD-dependent oxidoreductase, whose amino-acid sequence MTEKADVVVIGMGPGGEEVAGRLAEAGLRVVGIENRLVGGECPYWGCIPSKMMLRAGMLLAEARRIPGMAGEASVSPDWAPVAARVRAEATDGWDDRVAVERFEGKGGTFVRGTARLTGPRTVTTGDRDFEAERAIVVATGTKPAIPPVEGLAGTPYWTNRDALETDTLPRSIVILGGGAVGVEMAQVFHRFGSEVHLAEVHDRLLAIEDPTAGEVLGRAFEREGIDVRYEVRSTSVAYDGETFTVTFQDGSTLRGERLLVATGRRTDADQLGLDAAGIEADRFVPVDGRLRTPVEGVWAIGDVTGKGPFTHVAVYQARIAAADILGEPTEEADYTALPRVIFTDPEIGVAGPTDDAAREQGVDLVTAVSAAPSSSRGWINGDGETDVIKLGADRRTGTLVNAICVGPRGGEVVGMLTLAIGEKVPVSRLRHTIYAFPTFHRGVESALAALDI is encoded by the coding sequence GTGACCGAGAAGGCAGACGTGGTCGTCATCGGCATGGGGCCGGGCGGCGAGGAGGTCGCGGGCAGGCTCGCCGAGGCCGGCCTGCGGGTCGTGGGGATCGAGAACCGCCTGGTGGGAGGCGAGTGCCCCTACTGGGGGTGCATCCCCTCGAAGATGATGCTTCGGGCGGGGATGCTGCTGGCCGAGGCTCGCCGCATCCCCGGGATGGCCGGCGAGGCCTCCGTCTCCCCGGACTGGGCTCCCGTGGCCGCCCGCGTCAGGGCCGAGGCCACCGACGGATGGGACGACCGCGTGGCCGTGGAGCGTTTCGAGGGCAAGGGCGGCACGTTCGTCCGCGGAACGGCCCGCCTGACCGGGCCGCGGACCGTCACCACCGGCGACCGCGACTTCGAGGCCGAACGGGCGATCGTGGTCGCCACGGGGACGAAGCCCGCGATCCCCCCCGTCGAGGGGCTCGCCGGCACCCCCTACTGGACGAACCGCGACGCGCTGGAGACCGACACCCTCCCCCGGTCGATCGTGATCCTGGGCGGCGGCGCCGTCGGGGTCGAGATGGCCCAGGTCTTCCACCGGTTCGGGAGCGAGGTCCACCTGGCCGAGGTCCACGACCGGCTCCTCGCCATCGAGGATCCGACCGCCGGGGAGGTGCTCGGCCGGGCCTTCGAGCGGGAGGGGATCGACGTCCGCTACGAGGTGCGCTCCACCTCGGTCGCCTACGACGGGGAGACCTTCACCGTCACCTTCCAGGACGGCAGCACCCTCCGCGGGGAGCGCCTACTCGTGGCGACCGGACGGCGCACCGACGCCGACCAGCTCGGGCTGGACGCGGCCGGCATCGAAGCGGACAGGTTCGTACCCGTGGACGGACGTCTGCGCACGCCCGTCGAGGGAGTGTGGGCCATCGGCGACGTGACCGGGAAGGGGCCGTTCACCCACGTGGCCGTCTACCAGGCCCGGATCGCCGCCGCCGACATCCTCGGGGAGCCGACCGAGGAGGCCGACTACACCGCTCTCCCTCGAGTCATCTTCACCGACCCCGAGATCGGGGTGGCCGGTCCGACCGACGACGCGGCGCGCGAGCAGGGGGTCGACCTCGTGACGGCCGTCTCGGCCGCTCCCTCGTCCAGCCGCGGGTGGATAAACGGCGACGGCGAGACCGACGTCATCAAGCTCGGCGCCGACCGTCGGACGGGGACGCTCGTGAACGCGATCTGCGTCGGCCCCCGTGGGGGCGAGGTCGTCGGCATGCTCACCCTGGCCATCGGCGAGAAGGTGCCGGTCTCCCGGCTGAGGCACACGATCTACGCGTTCCCGACCTTCCACCGCGGGGTCGAGTCGGCCCTGGCGGCGCTGGATATCTAG
- a CDS encoding FABP family protein, which translates to MGGPDLHPDLEPIAFLLGTWLGHGSGEYPTIKPFRYREQVRFTHNGKPFLSYTQRTWSFDDGRPLHSESGYWRPRPEGGLEVVLSHPTGVVEVYTGTVRGAALDIETARIATTPSAKPVEKLKRTFLITGDMLTYDVRMAAVGEPLQHHLAA; encoded by the coding sequence ATGGGCGGCCCCGACCTCCACCCCGACCTCGAGCCGATCGCCTTCCTGTTGGGCACGTGGCTCGGGCACGGCTCCGGCGAGTACCCGACCATCAAGCCCTTCCGCTACCGCGAGCAGGTGCGGTTCACCCACAACGGGAAGCCGTTCCTGTCCTACACGCAGCGCACGTGGTCGTTCGACGACGGGCGCCCGCTGCACTCCGAGAGCGGGTACTGGCGCCCGCGTCCGGAGGGGGGCCTGGAGGTCGTCCTGTCCCACCCGACGGGTGTGGTCGAGGTGTACACGGGCACCGTCCGGGGTGCCGCGCTCGACATCGAGACGGCCCGCATCGCGACGACGCCCTCGGCGAAGCCGGTGGAGAAGCTGAAGCGGACCTTCCTCATCACGGGGGACATGCTCACGTACGACGTCCGCATGGCCGCGGTGGGGGAGCCGCTGCAGCACCACCTGGCGGCCG